One Turneriella parva DSM 21527 genomic region harbors:
- a CDS encoding acyl-CoA dehydrogenase family protein has protein sequence MIKGNYFEDNADLRFNIEHFVDWETLIPLQEQGFVDAAAFKQNGNKLLEFAPASTAECLEGYAAVWSQIGKICGEEISPSARAMEKHGIHLVSGKVNFPPDTQRIVDLIVKSGMLGTNISRQNGGLQMNLTGSSAVFEMLSRADVAFGISASCFNLAEVIERFGDENMIKTWVPKMAAGEVCGAMALTEPNYGSDLSRVTTKAVKDNDGNWTLTGTKRFITHACGLNERPSMILTLARSAGPGAKGLSFFLVHSDEIEVTRIEEKMGLHTSPTCEIVFEKSKAQLIGEEGLGLVKYAIQMMNGARMGIAVQSVGIAQAAYEEGKKYAAERVQFGNTIENLPPVKRILDDNEAYVHAMRALAYRACEVVDHYDGLVKKLVREGEAERAIRKRPEIIRLDKLAKLLTPTAKLFNSESANTVAYHALQIFGGSGYTEEFDIARIYRDARITTIYEGTTQLQAVAAIGAIVEGSRLGGILYEYISAEIGKLPEADNRKQLESDFDQFIRLVPVYKDRAGKEALAIDVVTAFAYLFCNILLCQQAQIAAEKQLSIAADKARIAKYFSALSRRYLGGVQIALSIAA, from the coding sequence ATGATCAAGGGCAATTACTTTGAAGACAATGCGGATTTACGATTTAATATTGAACATTTTGTTGATTGGGAAACTTTGATCCCGCTGCAAGAGCAGGGCTTTGTTGATGCAGCCGCATTCAAGCAAAATGGCAACAAGCTACTGGAGTTTGCCCCTGCGAGCACGGCTGAATGTCTTGAGGGGTATGCCGCCGTTTGGTCACAGATCGGCAAAATTTGTGGTGAAGAAATTTCACCTTCTGCGCGCGCGATGGAAAAGCATGGCATCCATTTGGTCAGCGGAAAAGTCAATTTTCCGCCCGATACACAGCGCATTGTCGATCTGATAGTAAAATCCGGCATGCTCGGTACCAACATATCACGCCAGAACGGTGGTCTGCAAATGAACTTGACCGGTTCGAGCGCAGTTTTTGAAATGCTGAGCCGCGCCGACGTCGCCTTCGGAATCAGTGCCAGTTGCTTTAATCTGGCCGAAGTGATAGAGCGTTTCGGTGACGAAAATATGATTAAGACCTGGGTTCCGAAAATGGCGGCTGGCGAGGTGTGTGGTGCCATGGCATTGACCGAGCCCAATTACGGTAGTGATCTGTCGCGCGTCACAACGAAGGCTGTAAAAGACAATGATGGTAATTGGACTCTTACAGGGACAAAGCGGTTTATTACCCATGCCTGCGGCTTAAACGAGCGCCCCAGTATGATACTGACTCTGGCGCGCAGTGCCGGTCCCGGCGCAAAGGGCTTATCCTTCTTTCTGGTGCACAGCGATGAAATCGAAGTCACCCGAATCGAAGAAAAGATGGGTTTGCATACTTCCCCAACTTGCGAGATTGTTTTTGAAAAAAGCAAAGCGCAGCTCATCGGTGAAGAAGGCTTAGGTCTCGTCAAATATGCGATCCAAATGATGAACGGTGCCCGCATGGGCATCGCGGTTCAGTCGGTCGGCATCGCCCAAGCCGCATACGAAGAAGGTAAGAAATATGCCGCCGAGCGCGTCCAATTTGGCAATACCATTGAAAACTTGCCGCCGGTGAAGCGCATTCTCGACGACAACGAAGCCTATGTCCACGCGATGCGAGCATTGGCGTATCGTGCCTGCGAGGTTGTGGATCACTATGATGGGTTAGTTAAAAAACTCGTCCGCGAAGGTGAGGCTGAACGAGCGATTCGTAAGCGGCCGGAGATTATCAGGCTCGATAAACTGGCAAAGTTGCTCACCCCCACGGCGAAACTGTTTAATTCAGAATCAGCCAATACAGTGGCGTACCATGCGCTACAAATTTTCGGAGGTTCCGGCTATACCGAAGAGTTTGATATTGCGCGCATCTACCGCGATGCCCGCATTACCACAATTTACGAAGGCACAACACAGTTGCAGGCAGTCGCCGCGATTGGGGCCATTGTCGAAGGTAGTCGGCTCGGGGGGATTTTGTACGAATACATCAGCGCAGAAATTGGCAAACTACCCGAAGCCGACAACCGCAAACAACTCGAGTCAGATTTTGATCAATTCATACGATTAGTACCAGTATATAAAGATCGGGCAGGAAAAGAAGCGCTCGCAATTGACGTGGTTACCGCCTTTGCTTACCTGTTCTGCAATATCCTACTGTGCCAGCAGGCACAAATTGCCGCTGAAAAACAACTCAGCATTGCGGCTGATAAAGCTCGCATAGCCAAGTACTTTTCGGCACTCAGTCGCCGCTATCTTGGTGGTGTTCAGATTGCACTATCTATCGCGGCTTAA
- a CDS encoding TetR/AcrR family transcriptional regulator → MVRDKKGTLPTAPKKRVWNRTAKTRMKILNGAAVAFSARGYYGTSLVELSKRTGAEQASIYYHFQSKENLFKKCLIYTHLMVIRGLRRDLNRTEGLREELVSIFNTLANYSDVYPERIALIFQLVYSAPKTIAVFYTRKYGGNFRSLIEAAFDRNPPKSGRGVKQSLMIDMLYSFILSLSAPAVRNDRRLMAPRAVDFILQDKIHPN, encoded by the coding sequence ATGGTGCGAGATAAAAAAGGAACGCTGCCGACCGCGCCCAAAAAGAGGGTATGGAACAGAACAGCCAAGACCCGTATGAAAATCTTAAACGGCGCGGCCGTGGCTTTTTCCGCCCGCGGTTACTATGGCACAAGCCTCGTCGAGCTCAGCAAGCGAACAGGCGCCGAACAGGCCAGCATCTACTACCACTTTCAAAGCAAAGAAAACCTCTTCAAGAAATGCCTGATTTATACGCATTTAATGGTCATCAGGGGCCTCAGGCGCGATTTGAACCGCACTGAAGGGCTCAGGGAAGAGCTGGTGTCGATATTTAATACCCTGGCGAATTATTCAGATGTCTATCCGGAGAGGATCGCCCTAATATTCCAACTTGTATATTCGGCCCCTAAGACCATAGCGGTATTCTACACGAGAAAATATGGCGGTAATTTCCGATCACTGATAGAAGCTGCATTCGATCGAAATCCGCCGAAAAGCGGGAGGGGGGTAAAGCAATCCTTGATGATTGACATGCTCTACAGCTTTATCCTAAGTCTTTCAGCGCCGGCCGTACGCAATGACAGGCGACTGATGGCGCCCCGTGCCGTGGATTTTATTCTACAAGACAAAATTCATCCAAATTAG
- a CDS encoding PaaI family thioesterase yields the protein MKTLFDIQDISACIAESTHIPDAISRFMSHSTDLIESRQYFHEATGMLLMEMRMGDNAEGPPDHVHGGFTSAILDEAMGGAAWCNGYPVLAANINVSLRKSIPLNQTFYCAGKTERIDTRRIYTVGQIFDAEGKLYTSATAVFIRIPEALLIQSHQRFSKFASFNKMRQNGHSVSQILEAGKA from the coding sequence ATGAAAACCTTATTTGATATTCAGGATATTTCGGCATGCATTGCGGAATCGACACATATTCCTGATGCCATATCGCGCTTCATGTCCCACTCGACCGACTTGATTGAAAGCAGGCAATATTTTCACGAAGCCACCGGCATGCTGCTGATGGAAATGCGCATGGGCGATAACGCCGAAGGCCCGCCCGATCACGTCCACGGCGGCTTTACTTCAGCGATTCTCGACGAAGCCATGGGCGGTGCGGCTTGGTGCAACGGCTATCCCGTACTCGCGGCAAATATCAACGTCTCGCTCAGAAAATCCATCCCCCTCAACCAGACATTCTATTGCGCCGGTAAAACAGAACGCATCGATACCAGACGGATTTATACCGTAGGGCAGATATTTGACGCCGAGGGTAAACTGTATACTTCTGCGACGGCAGTCTTTATCCGCATTCCCGAAGCGCTTCTGATTCAGTCGCACCAGCGTTTTTCAAAATTTGCGTCGTTCAATAAAATGCGGCAAAATGGTCATTCGGTATCGCAAATTCTTGAAGCGGGCAAGGCATGA